gaaaaggGTTAGTAAAATTTGTTAGTCAGGCATAAAAGTATGTAGTAAAGGAATGAAAGCAAAGAATTCAGAAGGTGATAGAGTAGGGTTGACAGGATAGCGGGAAAGAGAGCGAGCAGGTAAGGGAATATAAACTAATTTACAAAGTACAGATGAAAGGGGTACTACCACCCGCCGAGACGGAGTGTTTTTATGAACTTGAAAAAGTTTCATACAGGAGGACGATAACTGGATAGGTCCAGCCTCGTCCTCCGTATTGATTTCATACATCTCCGTCTGAGCAGTGTACTGGTTTCCAAGCAAAAAGACGcgcgtattattttttttcgcttccaaaAACTTAACTATGCCATTGGATCTGGTCAAAAACCATTGATCTTTCTCATTTGGCAAAAGGACGAAATCGGCTGTTACGTGCACCCCAGCACCCTTCGCCTTCAAGATAGGAAACTTTGGTTTCTGGCAAGCGGCAGTATGAATTGATGCATATAGATGCGTTCGTACTGCCACTTGCTCCAAACATCTCGCTCCCGATTTCACACAGCGTTTGAGGTGTTGTAAATGGTTCTCAAAGCAATACGCTGAAAAATTATCAAGCGGTCCATGTACCACAACGTCTCCATGCACGTGATGGAGATTGTGGACATTGCTTGTCAAATGGGATCGACTATAGTGGGTCTTAAACTCCTTAACAAATTTTGTAAGGAGTCTTCCCGCTAATGGCCAATAGCGTTTATGTGCCGATGATGAAAATATCGTCACAGCGCTAAAGTAGAGCAAGTAGTGATTATATGCATCCAAATACATAAAATCTCTGTAGACCACAACACTGATATAATGAAGAAAGGACCTATACTCGGTTCCTTTCCAAAGCGGGACATGATCGAGGGACCGAAATGGTCGGTTCACCTCAGAAGGAAGCAGTGTATTCGAAATGTACGAAGACACGCCGTCCTTCTGTTGGGAGGACCACCGACCAAAACGCTCAAAGGTGTTGTTAAGCAACCCTTTGAGAATTTTGCGGCTAACTCCCAGATCAATCAGATGGAGACGGTCGCTAACTGGAAAATTGACTATCATATCTACATTTTGCAAATCTTCAAGAGGTGTCCGTATTCCCTTATGGTGGTCCTTATCTTCTCTAGCCCGAAAGCCAGCGTCCGTACGCAATTCGGCATGCACGGAGTCAAAGATAACTTTATTTTCCGGTTTGATGTGTACTCCTAGGATGGTACACTTTGTGCAACCATGCTTGGCGGAAAATCCCATCACTGATTTTATGTATGACCGTGCTGGAGAATCGGCGATAAATGCACTTATGGACAAATGTACTTCTTTATCGCCGAATTTCAAGCCTCTTTCCATAAGAATGTTCATTTCCTGAACAAACGGCCGCAAATACTGTTCGACACTCTCCGGTTTTGTTTGCCCGCAGAAAATAGCTACGGGCATAACCGGAGCGTCTGGCAATTCTTCCACTTTTATAAGAACTGGCCAAAATTGAGTAGCCGAGCTCTTAAAAAGTGGAAGCCCGTCGACTGACACTTGGATGGTAAAATGTGATACTTGCGGGATGATATCTCTAAAATAGTTTCTTAGAACCGTCTCCACCCCTTGATACCACAAGTTTCCACCAACAATCGGTGCTAACTGCTTTCCGACGTTGGTGGGAGTTTGGAGGAATGTTCGTGAGTCGCgtggaaatttcaatttaagaaATTTCCAGCACATCACCAGGAGCTAGTTCACGGGACAAGCAAGaaatagttaaaaaatgtCTTAAAGCTTCCTCGAAACTAGCAAAGTTATTGAGGAAGTGATATTTTTTGTCCCAGTAAACATCGCTTGCATCTTCATGATTGCTATCTACTCTAGCTTGGTTGTTATTTTCCCTATCACTATTCCCTTCGCTAGCTCCTACATTATCTTCCTGAACTATTCTATTACCACCACCGTTTAAACTACCACCATTACCACCATTACCAGTACTTAAACTTTGTACATTATTTACAGCATCCGTTACCATCTGGTGCGAGTTCgaatcatcctcatcatctaaaataaaaataaataaaggaaattagaaatcgtttttgttgaatgatagtaaaaaagttcaattttggcCATaggtatggaaaaaaaatggaacgattTCTACAGCATGCACAGTTAACCTGAGGAAACCTGCTCGATAGAAACCTTCGAAACGGTTTTAAACTGGAAACGGGATTTGTCATTAGCAACGCCAAAGAGTTTGATGACCTAATGAGTCTCGAAACATTATATGTTAGCTTAGTTCGCTCTACTCTTGAATTCAATTGTGTAATTTGGTTCCCGCACTTTGACTATTCGCACGATGGAATTGAAATCATCCGGAAAAGGATCACGAGGATGGCAATACGATGGCGACCTTGGCGAAATTCATACCGTTCGTATAACTCGCGTTGCCTGCTTCTTGGACTGCAAATACTCAAAAAACGAATGATAGCACAGGCAATGTTTGTGGGTAATCTGATTGTGGGTGAAATTGATGCCTCAAACCTACTAGAAGTATTTAACTTTAACGCACCTTGTAGACGGCTTCGTAATACGGATTTTCTATGATTTACCTCTAACAGTACGCGTTATGGTCAGTTTGCTCAAATGACCGTTATGAGTAATACTTGTAATAGAGATTACTTCGCTTTCAATTTCTTTGATAACGCTAATACTTTTGAGCGTCGCCTAACAATGGACCCGAATTTTTATAAGTTTGATCACGTGCGTCTACactagttttagttttagttgtAGTTTTAGATAATCATTGGGACTTTGTTCGGTCCGTTGAGTGTTACattataataaacaaaaaccgagGTTTCGATAATCCTCTCACAGTTCGATGCAAGTTCAATCTTCTAACTGTACTGAAGCTCTAATTTACTGAATCTACCACAACTTTACTGGATTAATCTAGTagaataaaaattttaaatttcaaagttaagtaagttaaatttaaaattttaaagcaaatgtttacaTCAACATGGGCCCCTGTAACCGCGCTTATTTACCtagtttcttttaaaatttttcacTAGTGTTTTCCTATGCTAGGTCACTTCACTGGCACTATAAAAAATTTACTTACCAAGTGGCCATCGGAACGTTGATACTCCCGGAGGTAGGCGAAGCTGCTCTGTAAAGTTTCCGGATTCCCATTCGACGTCTATTTCCTCGTTAACCTCCTTCAGTAATTCGTCGGCTCGCTTCTCCACAGCACGTTTGCGGCTTCTGTCCATTATTACTTCCGTAAAATCTACAAAAAACAAGGCTCAGAAAAAACAGATTACTATCCGATCGAAAACAAACTTGTTTTGAAAGCAAAGCCGTACTCACGTGCTTCCCGCCAAAACAGTCAGTCAACACAGGCACTTACACATTTGCGATGAAGAGACTCGTGTATATACACGAGTAGACACACCGCGGCCGGTGCAAATAAATTCTGAGTCCGAAAGTCTAGGGCAGAGACAGTCGGAGACGGTCGGAGACGGGTGAGACGTATACGTGACACAAAATTATGAGTTACTTGAGTACCCCTCTGCCACCTGGGACCTAAACCCGCCGTCGCGCAACTTTGTTCGTCGGGTAGCTTCGCTCACAAATGAGGAGCGATTTTCGCTCCTTTCAAGGAGCGGAGCGAGGTTGCCCGCTCTTTCGATCCTTTCTCAACACTACTTCGGATGTCTAGATACTTCAGATACTCAAGGAAGAAAATCCTTACATGCACTCATTAGTTTTGTTATTCATATTTGTTAGTATCGTCTATTGATAAAAGGTATGTACTTACTGTGTCAATCGTCTTGCCACATTCCGAGGCAGCGTTTAAAAATCCCATGGCATAGTACGCATACCATGTTGGGTTGTTAACTTCGTCAGATCCTAAAAGTAGTTGCGTACGATAacattaattgtttttcacttaTATGCAGATATACATACCGGAACCAGTCACCAAACTTTGCTTGTACGATGACCGAGTTTTTCTGTACGTCGATTGCAAAGACGTCCATTTGTCTTTCAGCTTACAAACTTCGACACGGaattcgtttgaaatgttttcccagTCATCATTTCTTCGGGTAATATGTTTATAGTTGGGATCGGTGCGATCCCAGAGAGAAGGATGCTTCTGTATGCACTCTATCAGCATGAGTGCATCTTCTTCACTCATTTGAATTGTCGGGAAATAATATTTATcatgaattaataaattaatcttCAGCCGCATCATCTCCTTTTGATTAAAGACAAAGTGTGCTCAAACTGTGATAAGCAGGTGTATAAGTTGAAAATGTCCGGTTTATTACGGGTGTTTTCGGCAATCAAGAGTGGTACTTTTGACCTCAACGACAAG
This region of Anopheles coustani chromosome X, idAnoCousDA_361_x.2, whole genome shotgun sequence genomic DNA includes:
- the LOC131269380 gene encoding uncharacterized protein LOC131269380 codes for the protein MEYLGVWFDTKNVWRTHVNYLLQKCSKRINFLIPRDSRTFLQTPTQVSVDGLPLFKSSATQFWPVLIKVEELPDAPVMPVAIFCGQTKPESVEQYLRPFVQEMNILMERGLKFGDKEVHLSISAFIADSPARSYIKSVMGFSAKHGCTKCTILGVHIKPENKVIFDSVHAELRTDAGFRAREDKDHHKGIRTPLEDLQNVDMIVNFPVSDRLHLIDLGVSRKILKGLLNNTFERFVICLIVWN